The segment ttttttgtattttgtttttatttgtgtaTAATTGATGGAATAACTATTCCATTCCACTCAAATAAATGGTATTTTTTTTGAACGgcaaatacattaataaaatacaaaaaaaaaatccctaaacattttttgttaattttaataagaaatgaagaaaataaatctattattttcaaatattttctttcATTTATACCATTTACCATGGcattaaatcattttattaaaaaaaaatctcaaatctTTGTTGTGATTCAAGactattttagaatttttttaaaaaatacttcatAAGTGTTGTATAAATGAATAGGCAGTTTTCCCCTCTCCTTTCACCTAGTAGCAGGCGTAGCAGTGATGGCGCTCATTGTCTTCTTCTTATGCTTCCTCAAGCAGCATACATTGTAGCCCAAAAACCGATTCAGGTAAAAGAGCTATTCCATTACCTACTTTtaaatgttgatttatattccTATGGTCAAtagaaatatacatatatagagcAATCATTGTGAAGAGTTGTGCAAGGGACAATCCTCAACAAGTGAAACAAAGATTAAGATATTGGGCACAAGCTGTTGCATGTTCTGTGATGCAGTCTCATTAATGAGTGTGTATACGCTGTGACTCTTAAGTTTCAACTTGAAAcacttgttttcttttatttttgttggtgAGATAGGACAGATATAGAATCCTACCAAGTAGGATCATTCTGAGGAGAGAAGAAcaaaagagataaaaaaaatagaatgaaacaTAGAGTGAGTACGTAATGGCTCTCTCTACATACTTGTGCAGAGGGAACAAGATGAAGATAGGAAGCCCTTTCTTATTCATGTAATGTATGCATATGAACTTCTAATATTTGGTTATGGATTTGATGGTTAcggtaaaaaaatataaccttAAGAGCATCACTGCATTGGTGAAAGATCCATTGAGGTTCTCAAACAAAAATGTTAATATTAAAATAGGATTTAACCAAATGAGTCTCAAAGAAAAAGAGGTCTCTCAAACAAGAGAGTAATGATGAGCTTCCAAAAGACAGCAAGAGAGTGAAGATGATGATGCTGATGGCGAAGACAAAGTAGAGATCGCTTAGAAAAAGAGAGGAAGACGGCAAAGAAGCTGAGTAAGGCGGTGAAAATGGTGCAGCCAAGACGTAGTGGTGGGTTAGAGAGGATAAAAGCTACCTCAGTGAATAAATCATGTTAGACAAAATTACTCTTGTTCTACAGATTGGAATTGTAATATCCAGAACAGGATCTTAGAGTGTcctgagtttttgttttttgtctCAGTTCTAGCATGTTGGTTTACTGAGAGTTCTCTGTACTCTTTTGCAAGTTATTCTGCCTTCTTGAGAAGAAGAGCTTTACAGATTCAAACACCACCATGGAGCCAATTCTTACAGGAAGACTACTCTTCTTCCTTCAACAAAGAGTATTTGATCTAAACTCATTTCACAAACCCTTGTAGCTACatgaaaaaaacaaaccaaagcCTAAAGTCTCATTCATCATTCTTCATACATTCTCCTTGGAGCTTGACGAAACCTCAGTTTTCTCCTCTGCCTTGTTGCTCATAGCTACGGTAGATGAGTCAGCAACAGTTTCTTCAGGCTCCGTCTTAAGCTCAGACTCAAACTCTTTTGCAGCCTGCATcattacaaacaaacaaaaacaccaCAAGTTCTTCATCAATCCAAGACAAAAGCTAAAAGGAACACAAAACATACAAGCAGAAGCCAAGAACTAAGAGCCATAACAATAACCAGCAATTTTCTATTCAAGTTCCAATTTTTTCCAAGTGTTGACATCAGTTCAGACAGAACCCATAACAATTAACTAAAGAACTTGAAACACAAAATTCGATCAGTTTATCGAATGACCAAACCTGTTGAAAGCTTTTGACAGTTTTGCCAATACTTTTACCGATCTCAGGAAGCTTCTTGGGTCCGAAAAGCAACGCAGCGACGCCAGCAATCACGGCAAGCTCAGGGACACCGAGACCAAACAGGGCATTGCAAGTGAGTGCCTTTCTCCTCTGCTCCGGTCGAATGGCTACCAAAGACCGAGTCTTTGGTCGGGTCGTTACTGTGAAGCAGTTGGAGAATAGGGAAGAGCGAGATGATGAGAGAGGTAAAGAAACTGGTGGAGGAGAAGATAGAGTCGCAACAGATGTCGCCATTACTGctctagttttttcttttttttttcttctggttCTAATgctatctgtttttttttcttcttcattttatTATCCAGATATTCAGATTCTCatctaaaataaattagaataaaaaaaaaagaagtctaGTTTTATTAAACATAccaattataatttttcttcttcttcttctgataaTGCTAGAAAATATGACATCAGATTAAAACTCAAAAACTCCTTTTtaagagaaaatataaaattttaaattagaaaaagacacaatgttttattttgtttacatGAAGAATATTGAGAATTTAGAGCATCACTGGTGAATTTTTAAGGGAAGttttcattaataaaaaaatgaaaaattgtaaaaactaaaagaaaatgaaaaaagaaaataacagttttttttaattgcaatATTTGTGAGATTTAggtcaataattttaaaatactaaaatatgttGCTGAGAAAAATGATCTCcgtatctaaactattaaaactgaagtacaaataaATCTTAACCCTAAGTTTTTCTCAATAATTACCATCCAATGCCACTGACCTTATAAATAGCAATTTAAgtaaaaattgttataaaattgCCTAATATTTAGCTGCCTAATATTTAGCTAtctaataaatttaaaagatatgcaatcattcatttattcaaaaaatcaataaaacaattttgcaatctataaaaaaactataaaatagatTCAATGATCAGATTAATTTAttggtttattaaaaattaaattaatcaaaatcgtttaaaattttcagaataataaaattaactcagttatatttaattatttagcatcttctaatttaattagtacaataatatatgtatttaacttttaaatgtttataaaaattaaaaacaaatacccGTGCGGAGGCACGGGTTAAGATCTAGTTTAACATATGAGCTGTGTGGTATGGTAGCAGCCCATTATAGCAGGCCCATAATGGTAATAACGTAATATTTCCGTAATATCGGCCCTTATCTGTAAAGTTAAGGACAGCGAGTCAGCGTTTCCGTtgactaaattaaaaaaaaaagtttttaaaaacgGTCTTTCACCGTCGCCCAACCTCTCAAAGTCACAggtaatctctctctctctctctctctctctctctctgagcAAAATGTCGAACGCGGGATTGACGATCTTCGACGGTGCGCTACTCAGATCCATCGATCTCAACCTTCCGGAGCTCGAGCACGGCGTCACCGGAGCTCAGCTTCTCGAAATCTCCGAATCCAAGGTCTCTGAATCTCTCTCGGGGCTCTCACTGCCGCCGCACATCAAAGAAGCTGCGATCTCCCGAGTATCCGCGGGAGATGACGTCAGCTTCCGACGTGCGGAGTTAAATAGAGAACAAGCGAGTGAGAAACTCGGAGTGTTCGTCTCCGCCGTTGCGGATGCTCTTACAGGTAACCGGATCATCCCTTCCCCCTTCACGTTATTGTGTTTTAGCGATCGTATTCACTCCACTAATCGTATCTGATCAAATAGATTTAAGCAGGAATAGATCTTGTGTGCGTTGATTGATGTTGATCATAGAGTTTAGcctacgtttttttttttttgagtaacCCGGTGTATCCTGTCCCCCACTGAGATGGATCAAGACTAGCGGCGAGTGTCCGTGGCAGCCTACGGAGTACACCTCGGTTGCCGGGAAGCCCGGATGTTAAATTTTGCCCCCAGTAACCAGCGGAATTCGAACTGTATTGGGGCCGAATCTCCCTCAAGACCACTGGGCCGTCCTCGCTTGGTTTTAGCCTACGGAGTACACCTCGGTTTTCGGGAAGCCCGGATGTTAAATTTTACCCTTAGTGGCCAGCGGGGTTCGAACTGTATTGGGGCCGAAGCTCTCTCAAGACCACTGGGCCGTCCTCGCTTGGTTTTAGCCTACGGAGTACACCTCGGTTTTCGGGAAGCCCGGATGTTAAATTTTGCCCCCAGTGGCCAGCGGGATTCGAACTGTATTGGGGCCGAAGCTCCCTCAAGACTACTGGGCCGTCCTCGCTTGGTTTTAGCCTACAGAGTACACCTCAGTTTTTGGGAAGCCCGGATGTTAAATTTTGCCCCTAGTGGCCAGCGGGATTCGAACTGTATTGGGACCGAAGCTCCCTCAAGATCACTGGCCGTCCTCGGTTGGTTTTAGCCTAAGTTTGTTGTTGTAAGAATGAGAATAGGCTTTGTTACCAATGAGGAGTCGGCCTAGTGGTtagaatattatattatttagtagG is part of the Brassica rapa cultivar Chiifu-401-42 chromosome A09, CAAS_Brap_v3.01, whole genome shotgun sequence genome and harbors:
- the LOC103837301 gene encoding sec-independent protein translocase protein TATA, chloroplastic, with translation MATSVATLSSPPPVSLPLSSSRSSLFSNCFTVTTRPKTRSLVAIRPEQRRKALTCNALFGLGVPELAVIAGVAALLFGPKKLPEIGKSIGKTVKSFQQAAKEFESELKTEPEETVADSSTVAMSNKAEEKTEVSSSSKENV